Proteins co-encoded in one Camelus bactrianus isolate YW-2024 breed Bactrian camel chromosome 6, ASM4877302v1, whole genome shotgun sequence genomic window:
- the ISM2 gene encoding isthmin-2 has product MPRLPDRAGLLLGVVLLTALLAAVRGLPLRKPRGPGLRPRSHTRLAEVSASPDPSSTRGEEGTPLLPRARLQAGPRRHRRRALTEPVALTVHEPPAPGALEDAPLLLELQKLPGLANTDLSAPNPNIQVTIEVVEDPQAEVEMDLMAEPSNRWPQGAPSWLPAKEFFWPLFWGYLEGEDGRTGLMGRAPGEEEEEEEEDYPLEYSESEDQEDNDEEDDDYEEPGFSGTTGGWGQGWRTPGDWAFKEPDSYDYELQEEWSPWSPCSGSCGGGSQRRTRPCGYACTATESRACDLPPCPGAEDEDPLGFPSERWQPLAHNATDMLSPDVDSCEKWLNCKSDFLAKYLSQVLQDLPSCPCAYPLEAVSSAVSLRDEHQGRSFRWRDASGPRERLDVYQPTARFCLRSLLSVESSTLAAQHCCYDAGSRLLTRGKGAGAPDLVSTDFSPELHFKVDTLPWILCKGDWSRYHAVRPPNNGRACADNPPEEEYLAQLQEAKEY; this is encoded by the exons ATGCCTCGACTCCCCGACCGCGCTGGGCTCCTCCTCGGCGTGGTGCTGCTGACGGCGCTGCTGGCCGCGGTGCGAGGGCTCCCCCTGCGGAAGCCGCGGGGACCCGGGCTCCGACCCCGGAGCCACACGAGGCTGGCGGAG gTCTCAGCCTCCCCAGATCCCAGCTCGACTAGAGGAGAAGAAGGGACACCACTGCTCCCCAGAGCCCGCCTCCAGGCAGGGCCCCGCCGACACAGGCGCCGGGCTCTCACTGAGCCAGTGGCCCTGACCGTGCACGAGCCCCCTGCACCCGGGGCCCTGGAGGATGCTCCCTTACTGCTGGAGCTGCAAAAGCTGCCGGGACTGGCCAACACAGACTTGAGTGCCCCAAACCCCAATATCCAG GTGACCATTGAGGTGGTGGAGGACCCCCAGGCTGAGGTGGAGATGGACCTGATGGCCGAGCCCAGCAATCGCTGGCCCCAGGGTGCCCCCAGCTGGCTGCCTGCCAAGGAGTTCTTCTGGCCTCTATTCTGGGGCTACCTGGAGGGCGAGGATGGGAGGACGGGCCTCATGGGCAGAgcccctggggaggaggaagaagaggaggaagaagattACCCTCTCGAGTACAGTGAGAGCGAGGACCAGGAGGACAACGATGAGGAAGATGATGACTATGAGGAGCCTGGGTTCAGTGGGACCActggaggctgggggcagggctggcggACCCCTGGGGACTGGGCCTTCAAGGAGCCCGACAGCTACG ACTATGAGCTTCAAGAGGAGTGGAGCccctggtctccctgcagtgggaGCTGCGGCGGCGGCAGCCAGCGGAGGACTCGGCCCTGTGGCTACGCCTGCACTGCCACCGAGTCCCGTGCCTGCGACCTGCCCCCCTGTCCTG GCGCCGAGGACGAGGACCCCTTGGGCTTCCCCAGTGAGAGGTGGCAGCCCCTGGCCCACAATGCTACGGACATGCTCAGCCCAG ATGTGGACAGCTGTGAGAAGTGGCTGAACTGCAAGAGTGACTTCCTGGCCAAGTACCTGAGCCAGGTGCTGCAGGACCTGCCCAGCTGCCCGTGCGCGTACCCGCTGGAGGCCGTGTCCAGTGCCGTGAGCCTGCGGGACGAGCACCAGGGCCGCAGCTTCCGGTGGAGGGATGCCAGTGGCCCGCGAGAGCGCCTGGACGTGTACCAGCCCACGGCCCGCTTCTGCCTGCGCTCCCTGCTGTCCGTGGAAAGCAGCACGCTGGCTGCCCAGCACTGCTGCTACGATGCGGGCAGCCGGCTGCTGACCCGAGGCAAGGGTGCTGGCGCGCCCGACCTCGTCAGCACCGACTTCTCGCCTGAGCTGCACTTCAAGGTGGACACGCTGCCCTGGATCCTGTGTAAGGGGGACTGGAGCCGCTACCACGCTGTGCGGCCCCCCAACAATGGACGGGCCTGCGCTGACAACCCTCCCGAGGAGGAGTACCTGGCCCAGTTGCAGGAGGCTAAGGAGTACTAA